The region GCAATCTCTGCTCTGAAAGTGTCAACTGAAACAGCCATTTTGGGATAATTCTCTGAAATATATTTCAGTGCAGGAGCAACTCTTCTCCACTCCTCTTCTATATCAATAATATCGGCTCCCGGCCTTGTTGACATTCCTCCAATATCAATAATATCAGCTTTATCTTCAATAATTTTGTCTATGCTGCCGAACAACGTTTTTTCTGTAACAATTCTGCTTCCTGCAAAAAAAGAATCTGGAGTAACATCTAAAACACCCATTACCAAGGGTCTATCCCACTCTCTGATTTCGTTTTTTATTTTTAAACTTAGTGTCGGCATATCTTTTATAGTTAGTTTATAGATTGTTAAACAATATCAATAGTTTAATATCACTGCATGTCGATAGTTTTTAAACAAACACATTAATAATTTCTATATTTGTAACTGCAAAGGTAATAATTTAAGCTTTCTTAACCATTGCTTTAGTTAAAATTGAATTGAGGAATCTTTTTTTAATCTTTGCTAACAATAATTTTAACTAATATTTTGAATTTTAAACAATGAGTTTTATTGTAATTGAAGGATTAGATGGTTCTGGGAAATCGACTCAGGTAAAGCGTTTATGTTCATACCTTAAAGAGAAAAATGCGAACTTTGAGTATTTACATTTTCCTGTAACAGAAGAGCAAAATTTCGGGCTGCTTGTAAGCAGATTTTTGCGAGGAGAGCTGGGCGATATCGATTCCGTTAACCCATGGGTAGTTGCAATGCTTTTTGCCGGTAACAGATGGGCTTTGGCTGACAAAATTCGCAATTGGCTGGAAAACAAAACTCTGGTTATTGTCGATAGGTATGTTTACTCAAATATAGCGTATCAGGTTGCTAAAATAAAAGATAGTGATAGTAAACGCAAGTTGAGAAATTGGATATATTCACTTGAATATGAAACCTTTAAAATACCCAAACCCGATATTAATATTTGGTTAGATGCACCTATAACATTTGTCGAAACACAGTTAACTTCTAAGCGTTCGGGCGATGACAGAGGTTATTTGCAAGGTGTTGACGATATTCATGAAACCATACCATTCCAGAAACTTGTTTACAACGAATATGAAGCTTGTTGCACAAAGTATCCTGATTTAATACGTGTTAAGTGCCACGATACTTTCGGAAATATGGAAGATGAAAATACAATTTTTAAAAAGCTTTTAGATACTATTACAAACAAAATAGGAACAATATAATTTAACTATAAAACAACTAGATATATGAATATGAGAAAATTAATAAGAAATATTTCACGCCTTTTAATAGGTTTACTTTTTCTTTTTTCAGGATTTACAAAAGCAGTCGATCCCATGGGATCAAAATTCAAGTTTGATGATTATTTTGTAGCCTTTGGAATGGAGTGGCTTATACCATTCTCTCTAGTGTTGGGCATAATACTGTCAACAGTCGAGTTTTCGGTTGGATTTTGCTTAGTATCAAACCTTTACTCCAAAATATGCTCTATAATAGCGTTTATTTTTATGCTCTTTTTTACAGGATTAACATTTATTTTGGCTCTTACAAATCCTGTAACAGACTGCGGTTGTTTTGGCGATGCTGTTGTACTCACCAATTGGCAAACATTTTATAAGAACCTTATATTTTTAGTACCTACGATAATTATTTTTATTGAGCGAAAAAAATTCGTGAGTCGTTTCAATAATAAATGGCAAATAGCACTAGCCTCCTTTATTTTGGTTACAATAGTTTCAATATCAATCTACTCACTAAACAACTTGCCAATAGTTGATTATCGTCCTTACAGAGTTGGACAAAACCTTTTGTTAAACTCGAAAGAACATCCCAACGGAGCACCATCTGCGGAGTTTGAAACAACGTTGATTTATCGCAAAGATGGCGTCGAAAAAACATTTGATTTATACAACTTACCCGATTCCACATGGGAATGGGTCGATACAAACAACAAATTAGTCAAGGAGGGTTACGTTCCACCAGTAAACAATTTCTCTTTAACCGATGACTATGGCATGGATAACACCAACACACTGTTTAATCGAAACGAGATGGTTTTAATGGCAAACGTTCTGGACTTAAGTAAGCTTTCCCAAGAAGAAATTGAACGATACAATGAAATATCTGTTCAATGCCTGTCGAACGACATCTATTTTACCATGCTAACTTCAACAGATCAAGGTTTTATTGAGGATTATAAAAACCAACATCTACCCACTTATAAAATATTCACAATTGATCCTATAACTCTTAAAACTATAGTGCGCTCTGATGGTGGTTTTATGCTAACCTACAAAGGAACAGTGTTGAAAAAGTGGCACCGTGATAAATTTCCTGATGTTTTGTCGCTGAACGAATATTTAATGATAAAAGAAGCACAACATTCGGGCTCACCACGTCCAATGCAACTGACGGCTTTCTATCTGTTAATATTTTTGTCAATCGCTTTGCTTTTTGAATTGTTTGGCTTAAATTTGAAGAGTAGAGAAAAGTAGTAATGATAAACAAATTGACAAAGGACTTTTTGTATATACTACTCATTTTGTGGGGAGTAGCAACTCTTTTGTTCTTTTTGTTTAAGGTATTACCAGGCGATCCTGCTCATATGCTGGTTGGGCAAAGAACCGATAGTGCAACCGTTGAAAACATAAATCGTGATCTGGGTTTAGACTTACCACTTTGGCAACAATATTTCTTATACCTGAATGATTTATCGCCAATATCAATCGATAAGAACCATGAAGATAGTCGATATGGTGGGATTACACTTATCCCTATTTCTGAACATCGCGCTGTGCTTAAAGCGCCTTATTTACGCAAATCTTATCAAACAAAGCAACTAGTTTCCGATATGCTTCTAGAAGCTGCACCAGCTTCGTTGTTACTCGCATCAGCAGCAATTTTGCTTGCAATACTTATCGGTCTGCCGGCAGGAATAGTTGCGGCAATTAAAGAGGATAGTTGGATAGACAGACTACTGTTAAGTATATCATCAATAGGTATGTCGTTACCGTCATACTTTGCAGCAATATTAATAGGTTGGATTTTTGCTTTCCTTTTAGGTAAATATACAGGACTGAACCTCACAGGTAGCTTGTATGAGTACGATTTAGTTACAAAACGGCTAGCTCTGCAAAATATAATCCTGCCAGCTATAACACTGGGGATACGACCTTTAAGCGTTGTTATGCAATTAACACGCAATTCACTTTTAACTGAGATGAAAGGAGACTATTTCCGCACAGCACGTGCAAAAGGTTTAAGCATAAAAAAAGCTATTTGGAAGCATGCACTAAAAAACTCATTAAACCCAGTGGTAACTGCCCTTAGCGGTTGGTTTGCTTCAATGTTGGCAGGAATGGTTTTCGTGGAATATATTTTCGCATGGAAAGGATTGGGTTACATGCTTGTTGATGCTTTAAATCAATACGATTTTCCCGTTGTAATGGGTTGTGTGTTGTTTATATCTCTATTTTTTATTATTATTAACAAGTCAACTGATTGGGTATATAAAATACTCGATCCCCGAATAAGAATTAAAACAACTTAAAAATATAATTATTATGAGACGAAAAATTGTTGCCGGTAACTGGAAAATGAATAAGAATTTCCAAGAAGGAGTTGAGCTTGCCATGGCAGTACAAGAAAGCTTAAAAGATTATAAAGGTAACTGTAAGGTTATTTTAATTCCGCCCTTTGTTCACATTGCGAAGATAAGGGAATTGCTTGAAAACGATATTATTTCGCTTGGTGCACAAAATTGTAGTAATAAAGATAAAGGTGCTTATACAGGCGAAGTGTCTGCTGAAATGCTATGGTCTTCAGGGGCTGACTATGTTCTTGTTGGACACAGTGAGCGTCGTCAATACTACGGGGAAACAAATCAATCGTGTGCCGAAAAGATCAACATTGCTTTAGACAATCAATTAATGCCCATTTACTGTGTTGGAGAGACTAAGGAACAACGCGAGAAAAATGAAACCTTTAAGGTAATAGAAGAGCAGATGAAAGTAGGTGCATTTGCTTTAGACGCAGCTGATTTCGGTCACTTAGTAATTGCTTATGAACCTGTGTGGGCAATAGGAACGGGACTTACCGCCACAAAAGAGCAGGCACAAGAGGTTCACGCATTTATCAGAAAGCTTATTGAAAAAAAATATAACAAAGAGATTGCAAATAATACAACCATTCTTTACGGCGGTAGTTGCA is a window of Bacteroidales bacterium DNA encoding:
- a CDS encoding ABC transporter permease, whose protein sequence is MINKLTKDFLYILLILWGVATLLFFLFKVLPGDPAHMLVGQRTDSATVENINRDLGLDLPLWQQYFLYLNDLSPISIDKNHEDSRYGGITLIPISEHRAVLKAPYLRKSYQTKQLVSDMLLEAAPASLLLASAAILLAILIGLPAGIVAAIKEDSWIDRLLLSISSIGMSLPSYFAAILIGWIFAFLLGKYTGLNLTGSLYEYDLVTKRLALQNIILPAITLGIRPLSVVMQLTRNSLLTEMKGDYFRTARAKGLSIKKAIWKHALKNSLNPVVTALSGWFASMLAGMVFVEYIFAWKGLGYMLVDALNQYDFPVVMGCVLFISLFFIIINKSTDWVYKILDPRIRIKTT
- a CDS encoding triose-phosphate isomerase, giving the protein MRRKIVAGNWKMNKNFQEGVELAMAVQESLKDYKGNCKVILIPPFVHIAKIRELLENDIISLGAQNCSNKDKGAYTGEVSAEMLWSSGADYVLVGHSERRQYYGETNQSCAEKINIALDNQLMPIYCVGETKEQREKNETFKVIEEQMKVGAFALDAADFGHLVIAYEPVWAIGTGLTATKEQAQEVHAFIRKLIEKKYNKEIANNTTILYGGSCNPSNADELFAQPDVDGGLIGGASLKAEDFVKIIQANK
- a CDS encoding thymidylate kinase; translated protein: MSFIVIEGLDGSGKSTQVKRLCSYLKEKNANFEYLHFPVTEEQNFGLLVSRFLRGELGDIDSVNPWVVAMLFAGNRWALADKIRNWLENKTLVIVDRYVYSNIAYQVAKIKDSDSKRKLRNWIYSLEYETFKIPKPDINIWLDAPITFVETQLTSKRSGDDRGYLQGVDDIHETIPFQKLVYNEYEACCTKYPDLIRVKCHDTFGNMEDENTIFKKLLDTITNKIGTI
- a CDS encoding DoxX family protein, whose protein sequence is MNMRKLIRNISRLLIGLLFLFSGFTKAVDPMGSKFKFDDYFVAFGMEWLIPFSLVLGIILSTVEFSVGFCLVSNLYSKICSIIAFIFMLFFTGLTFILALTNPVTDCGCFGDAVVLTNWQTFYKNLIFLVPTIIIFIERKKFVSRFNNKWQIALASFILVTIVSISIYSLNNLPIVDYRPYRVGQNLLLNSKEHPNGAPSAEFETTLIYRKDGVEKTFDLYNLPDSTWEWVDTNNKLVKEGYVPPVNNFSLTDDYGMDNTNTLFNRNEMVLMANVLDLSKLSQEEIERYNEISVQCLSNDIYFTMLTSTDQGFIEDYKNQHLPTYKIFTIDPITLKTIVRSDGGFMLTYKGTVLKKWHRDKFPDVLSLNEYLMIKEAQHSGSPRPMQLTAFYLLIFLSIALLFELFGLNLKSREK